A part of Saccharomyces paradoxus chromosome I, complete sequence genomic DNA contains:
- a CDS encoding SRP1/TIP1 family protein (similar to YAL068C) has protein sequence MVKLTSIAAGVAAIAAGASATTTLAQSDERVNLVELGVYVSDIRAHLAQYYMFQAAHPTETYPVEVAEAVFNYGDFTTMLTGISPDQVTRMITGVPWYSTRLKPAISKALSKDGIYTIAN, from the coding sequence atgGTCAAATTAACTTCAATCGCTGCTGGTGTCGCCGCCATCGCTGCTGGTGCCTCCGCAACCACCACTCTAGCTCAATCTGACGAAAGAGTCAACTTGGTTGAATTGGGTGTCTACGTCTCTGATATCAGAGCTCACTTGGCCCAATACTACATGTTCCAAGCCGCCCACCCAACTGAAACCTACCCAGTTGAAGTTGCTGAAGCCGTTTTCAACTACGGTGACTTCACCACCATGTTGACTGGTATTTCCCCAGACCAAGTCACCAGAATGATCACCGGTGTCCCATGGTACTCCACCAGATTAAAGCCAGCTATCTCCAAGGCTCTATCCAAAGATGGTATCTACACTATCGCAAACTAG
- the SEO1 gene encoding putative permease SEO1 (permease~similar to YAL067C), which translates to MYSIVKEIIVDPYKRLKWGFIPVKRQVDDLPDDLNSTEVFTISNSIQSHETAENAITTASEKDQLHFETSSYSEHKHNENETGSYEYRDEADRPWWKFFDEQEYRINQKERSHNKWYSWFKAGTSFEEKKLLIKLDVLLAFYSCIAYWVKYLDTVNINNAYVSGMKEDLGFQGNDLVNTQVMYTIGNIIFQLPFLIYLNKLPLNYVLPTLDLCWSLLTVGAAYVNSVPHLKAIRFFIGAFEAPSYLAYQYLFGSFYKHDEMVRRSAFYYLGQYIGILSAGGIQSAVYSSLNGVNGLEGWRWNFIIDAIVSVVVGLIGFYSLPGDPYNCYSIFLTDDEIRLARKRLKENQTGKSNFDTKVFDVKLWKTIFSDWKIYILTLWNIFCWNDSNVSSGAYLLWLKSLNRYSIPKVNQLSMITPGLGMVYLMLTGVIADKLHSRWFAIIFTQVFNIIGNSILAAWDVAEGAKWFAFILQCFGWAMAPVLYSWQNDICRRDAQTRAITLVTMNIMAQSSTAWISVLVWKTEEAPRYLKGFTFTACSAFCLSIWTFVVLYFYKRDEKNNAKKNGIVVYNSKYGEQKPTSKQVEISSVSDEKIVRG; encoded by the coding sequence ATGTATTCAATTGTTAAGGAGATTATTGTAGACCCTTACAAAAGATTAAAATGGGGATTTATCCCCGTGAAGAGGCAGGTGGACGATTTGCCAGATGACCTAAATTCAACAGAAGTTTTCACTATCTCTAACAGTATCCAGAGTCATGAAACAGCGGAAAATGCCATCACTACTGCAAGCGAAAAAGATCAACTCCATTTTGAGACCAGTAGTTATAGTGAACATAAACACAACGAGAATGAAACTGGAAGTTACGAATATAGGGATGAAGCCGATAGGCCATggtggaaattttttgatgaacaAGAGTATCGTATCAACCAAAAGGAAAGATCACATAATAAATGGTATAGTTGGTTCAAAGCAGGCacttcttttgaagaaaaaaaactattaatTAAACTAGATGTCCTTTTAGCCTTTTATTCTTGTATTGCTTACTGGGTCAAATATCTGGATACTGTTAATATAAACAACGCTTACGTCTCAGGTATGAAAGAAGATTTAGGCTTCCAGGGCAATGATTTAGTCAACACTCAAGTAATGTACACAATTGGTAACATTATCTTTCAACTGCCTTTTTTGATCTACCTGAACAAACTTCCACTAAATTATGTTCTACCAACTTTAGACTTATGTTGGTCCCTATTAACCGTCGGTGCTGCGTATGTCAATTCTGTGCCACACTTGAAGGCAAttagattttttattggTGCTTTTGAAGCACCAAGTTACTTGGCATATCAATATTTGTTTGGTTCTTTTTACAAACATGATGAAATGGTGCGTCGTTCtgctttttattatttgggTCAGTATATCGGTATCTTATCTGCTGGTGGTATTCAGTCAGCTGTGTATTCGTCATTAAATGGTGTAAATGGTTTAGAAGGATGGAGATGGAACTTTATTATTGACGCTATTGTGTCTGTCGTGGTGGGCCTTATTGGCTTTTACTCCCTACCAGGTGACCCATACAACTGTTATTCTATCTTCTTaactgatgatgaaattagATTGGCTAGGAAAagattaaaagaaaaccaaacAGGAAAAAGTAATTTTGATACAAAAGTATTTGATGTTAAACTGTGGAAAACAATTTTCAGTGATTGGAAAATATACATTTTAACTTTAtggaatattttctgttgGAATGACAGTAATGTTTCATCTGGCGCATACCTACTATGgttgaaatctttgaacAGATACTCTATTCCCAAGGTCAATCAGTTATCCATGATCACCCCTGGTTTAGGTATGGTTTATTTGATGCTCACTGGTGTTATTGCAGATAAATTACATTCTCGTTGGTTTGCAATTATTTTTACCCaagttttcaatatcattgGTAACTCCATATTAGCCGCTTGGGACGTCGCAGAAGGAGCCAAATGGTTTGCGTTTATCCTGCAATGTTTTGGTTGGGCTATGGCCCCTGTTTTATACTCTTGGCAAAACGATATTTGTCGTAGAGATGCTCAAACTAGAGCTATTACTTTGGTTACAATGAATATTATGGCTCAATCATCTACTGCATGGATAAGTGTTTTGGTTTGGAAGACAGAAGAGGCTCCCAGGTATCTAAAGGGGTTCACCTTCACTGCATGCTCTGCTTTCTGTCTTTCTATTTGGActtttgttgttctttACTTTTATAAACGcgatgaaaagaataatgcCAAGAAGAACGGTATTGTGGTTTACAACTCTAAATATGGTGAGCAGAAGCCAACATCAAAACAAGTTGAAATTTCATCAGTAtctgatgaaaaaatagttcGAGGGTAA
- a CDS encoding IMP dehydrogenase, with product MAAIKDYETALQFAKSLPRLDGLSVQELMDSKIRGGLTYNDFLILPGLVDFASSEVSLQTKLTRNITLNIPLVSSPMDTVTESEMAIFMALSGGIGFIHHNCTPEDQADMVRRVKNYENGFINNPIVISPTTTVGEAKSMKKKYGFAGFPVTEDGKRNAKLVGVITSRDIQFVEDDSLLVQDVMTKNPVTGAQGITLSEGNEILKKIKKGRLLIVDEKGKLVSMLSRTDLMKNQNYPLASKSANTKQLLCGASIGTMDADKERLRLLVKAGLDVVILDSSQGNSIFQLNMLKWVKESFAGLEVIAGNVVTREQAANLIAAGADGLRIGMGTGSICITQEVMACGRPQGTAVYNVCEFANQFGVPCMADGGVQNIGHITKALALGSSTVMMGGMLAGTTESPGEYFYQDGKRLKAYRGMGSIDAMQKTGTKGNASTSRYFSEFDSVLVAQGVSGAVVDKGSIKKFIPYLYNGLQHSCQDIGCRSLTLLKKNVQSGKVRFEFRTASAQLEGGVNNLHSYEKRLHN from the coding sequence ATGGCCGCTATTAAAGACTACGAGACCGCACTGCAATTTGCCAAGAGCCTTCCAAGACTGGATGGTTTGTCTGTGCAGGAATTGATGGACTCCAAGATCAGAGGTGGGTTGACTTAtaacgattttttgatcttaCCAGGTTTAGTCGATTTTGCGTCCTCTGAAGTTAGCCTACAGACTAAGCTGACCAGGAATATCACTTTAAACATTCCATTGGTTTCCTCTCCAATGGACACTGTGACAGAATCGGAAATGGCCATCTTTATGGCTCTGTCGGGTGGTATCGGTTTCATTCACCATAACTGTACGCCCGAGGACCAAGCTGACATGGTCAGAAGGGTCAAGAACTATGAAAATGGGTTTATTAACAACCCTATTGTGATTTCTCCAACAACCACCGTTGGTGAAGCTAAGAgcatgaagaaaaagtatggATTTGCAGGCTTCCCTGTCACGGAAGATGGCAAGAGAAATGCAAAGTTGGTGGGAGTCATCACTTCTCGTGATATACAGTTCGTTGAGGACGACTCCTTACTCGTTCAGGATGTCATGACCAAGAACCCTGTTACCGGTGCACAAGGTATCACGTTATCGGAAGGCAACGAGattctaaagaaaatcaaaaagggtaGGCTATTGattgttgatgaaaaggGTAAGTTAGTTTCTATGCTTTCCAGAACtgatttaatgaagaatcaaaacTACCCATTAGCGTCCAAATCTGCCAACACCAAGCAATTGCTATGTGGTGCTTCCATTGGTACTATGGACgctgataaagaaagactAAGATTATTGGTCAAAGCCGGCTTGGATGTCGTCATATTGGATTCATCCCAAGGCAACtctattttccaattgaacATGCTCAAGTGGGTCAAAGAGAGTTTCGCAGGTCTGGAAGTCATCGCTGGTAACGTTGTGACCAGGGAACAAGCTGCCAATTTGATTGCTGCCGGTGCGGATGGTTTGAGAATCGGTATGGGAACTGGCTCTATTTGTATCACTCAAGAAGTTATGGCTTGTGGTAGGCCACAAGGTACAGCGGTCTACAACGTGTGTGAATTTGCTAACCAGTTCGGTGTTCCATGTATGGCTGATGGTGGTGTTCAAAACATCGGTCACATTACCAAGGCGTTGGCTCTTGGATCTTCTACTGTTATGATGGGTGGTATGTTGGCTGGTACTACGGAATCACCAGGTGAGTATTTCTATCAAGATGGTAAAAGATTGAAGGCGTACCGTGGTATGGGTTCCATTGACGCCATGCAAAAGACTGGTACTAAAGGGAATGCATCTACGTCTCGTTacttttcagaatttgaCAGCGTTTTGGTTGCACAGGGTGTCTCCGGCGCTGTCGTTGACAAAGGATCcattaagaaatttattccgTACTTGTACAATGGATTACAACATTCTTGCCAAGACATTGGCTGTAGGTCGTTAACTctattaaagaagaatgtcCAGAGCGGTAAAGTTagatttgaattcagaACGGCTTCTGCTCAACTAGAAGGTGGTGTTAATAACTTACATTCTTACGAAAAGCGTTTACATAACTGA